The following is a genomic window from Arthrobacter sp. NicSoilB4.
CGGCCGGGCTGCCCTGCGCGAAGCCGCGGTACACAAGCCCCGCCAGGGCCGCGCCCACCAGCGGGGCAACCCAGAAGAGCCACAGCTGCCCGAGCGCGTCCGGGCTGCTGAACAGCGCGGACGCCGTGGCACGCGCCGGATTGAAGGGGATGTTGCCCGGCGCCTGGCCGAACTGCAGCAGAACGGCCATGGTCAGGCCGACGGCGAAGGGCGCTGCCAGCCGTGACGGGTTCCGCGCCGACGTGGCGCCGAGGAACACTGCCACCAGCAGGGCGGTGCCGAGAACCTCCAGGAGCAGCACACCGGCCAGCGGCACCTGGATGACGGAATTTTCGCCGAACCCGGCGGCCACCGTGTCAAAGGCCGTCCTGGTGTCGGCGATATTGGGGACGGTGCGCAGGATACCGAAGAGCGCCACCGCGCCGAGCAGTGCGCCCACGAGCTGCGCCCCCACGTACGCTGCGGCGTCGGCGAGCCGGATCCGGCCCGCAATGGCGTGTCCCGCCGTCACCGCGGGATTGAAGTGGCCGCCGGAGAGGTACCCGACGGCCAGCATCGCGGCGGTGACCGCCAGCCCTGCGGCGAGGGACGCGGAGAGCGGGTTCGACTGCGGGATCGTGAACAGCGGAACGCCCAGTCCGGCGACCACCACGAAAAACGTCCCGAAGGCCTCGGCGGACAACCGGCCCGGCAGCCCGGCAGGCGGTGAATCGTCGGGGGTGGCGGCCGGCTCGAGGGCTGACGCGGGCGTGATCATCTTCAGGAATTCCTTTGCTTGGGGTCAGCGAGCAGTCTGCCAGCGGAGTCTGGACATTCGCTGGACCCGGGCTCAGCGTCCCAGCGCAATCGCGGCGACGGCGCTGGTGCCCAGCACGATGACGCCGGCGGCGGCCCAGCGTATCAGGGACGCCAGCGGCGCCTGGGAGGAATGCCGGAGCTGCCGCACCCGGGCCAGCACGCAGAGGCACAGCACCACGGTGGCGACCATCGCCGCCAGGGCACAAATCCCGAGATAGTCCGTGGTCGCGGCCCCGGCCCACCTGGCGAAGCCGGGCGCGGGGTCCGCGGCGGGGACGGGCTGAGACGCCGCGACCGCCCAGCTGCGCCAAATCAACAGGTCGGCCGCGAACAGGGCCAGCAGCGTCCGGCCCCAGGACAGCTCGGTCCGTTCCGGCTGCAGCCCGGGATCCCGCACGGCCGCGGCGCTCACCGCGCCATCAGGAGCAGCACGGCCAGGATGAACGCCGCCGCCGCCACCCCTACCGTCATCACGAGCATCACGCCGGAAAATGGCAACTCGCGGCTGTTGCGCATGGCTTCTTCCATCTGCCCCCAGCGGCGGTAGGCCAGGACGGCCAGGACGGCACCGATGAACGCCAGGGCAACGCACATGGCGATCCGCAGCGGGGCAGGGGCAATGTCAGGGAACAGCTGGTCGATGCCGAGGGCTCCCACGATCAGGGCCAGCGATGTCCGGATCCAGGCCAGGAACGTCGTTTCGTTGGCGAGCGAGAACCGGTAGTCAGGGGTGGATCCGGTCTTCCGCCATGCTGGTTCGCGCATTGGTCGCCTGCCGTCCGCTGTTGACTTGTGGCACCGGTTCCGACTGGGCGCCGGGGTAAAATTCTAAGTCATGAGCAACGAGCCCGTCATCACCCCCGCGCCGCCGTCAACACCGTCCCGCGAATCCCGGATCCACGGGTGCCTGCTGGGCGGCGCCCTCGGTGATTCGCTGGGGTACGTCGTCGAGTTCGACGACATTTCCACGATCCGAAAGACGTTCGGCCCCGACGGGCTGCAGGACTTTTCAGCGCTCGACGGCGGCAGCCACTTTTCCGACGACACGCAGCTCACGCTCTACACCGTTGACGGGCTGCTGGAGGCGCTGGAGTGGGCCAACTCGGGCGTGGCCGCCGACACCAACGCGTGCCTGTGGCTCGCGTACCTGCGCTGGCTCGCCACCCAGGGTGTGCCCGTTCCGGACGCGGCACCGTTCCAGCCGCCCCGCTGGATCGATTCCCACGACGTCCTCAAACACCGCCGCGCCCCGGGAAACGCCTGCCTGAGCGGACTGTCCACCGGAGAGATGGGAACGTTCTACCGCCCGGTCAATCCGGACTCCAAGGGCTGCGGCACCGTCATGCGTTCCGCCCCCTTCGGCCTGGTCCCCTACATCCCGGCCGAAGCCGTCTACAAGCTCAGCGCCGATGCGGCCTCCCTCACCCACGGGCATCCCGCGGCGCGGCAGAGCTCCGGCATCTTCAGCCTTGTCATTCACGCCCTGGCCGCCGGCCGCGGACTGCGCGAAGCAGCGGAATTCGCGCTCGCAGAACTCGGCGCAGGGCACCTGCGCAAAGGTGAAGAACCCGACGCCGACCTTATCGCCCGGCTCGACACAGCCCTCCGGCTGGGCGCCGACGGCACACTGCTGGGCCCCGAGGAACTGGTCCGGGAACTCGGCGAGGGTTGGGTGGCGGAGGAGGCGCTCGCCGTCGCGCTCTACGCGGTGCTGGCTACGGCACCGGACCCGACGGCGGCTGCCGGGCACCCGGAGGCCCACTTCCGTGCGGCAATCGCCGTCGCCGTGAACCACAGCGGGGACAGTGACTCCACCGCGTCGATTGCCGGCAACATCCTGGGCACGCTTTACGGCGAGGAGTGCCTGCCGGCGGAGTGGCTCGACGTTCTTGAGGCGCCGGAGCTCATCCGGGGCATGGCCTCACAGCTGGCAGCAGTCACCGGCGCCTGAGCAAGACCCAGCGGCGGGTACCCCGGCGCTTAGGCGCTGCGGAGCGTGATGTCGTTGCAGGCTTCGCAGACGTCCGCGGGGATCAGGCCGCGGCGCTGGAGGAAACCGAAGATGGCGCAGCCCAGGCAGAAGCCGGCGAACGCTTCGAGGGACGCGGCAACAATGAGGACCGCGAGCAGGATCCAGGCGGCCGGAGCCAGCCCGACGGTCAGCAGGACGGCGGCGGTGGTGGACATCGCGGCTCCGATGCCCTGCGCGAACCGCTTCGGCGGACCCGGCACGAGCCGCGTCTTCCCCAGCCGCGGCGTCAGGACCTTGACGGACAGCTGGGCGAGCGGCGAGATCCGCGGCCCGAACAGGACGCGAAGCCAGAATCCGGCGGCAATGACGCCCAGGCCCCAGCCGAAACCTGTCAGCAGCGTCACCACGGACAGCAGCACCACGAGTCCGGCCGTGATGCGGGCGGCGTACTCGTTGACCGGGTTCGGGAACGCGAAGACCGTCCGCCAGCCGGTTCCGGTCGTCCGGGCGGTTGCGGGTGCCGGATTCCCGGAGGGTGCCGAGGTGAGTTTGCTCATCGTCCAAGGCTAGGAGCAGCCCGGCCCCGGGGGGAATGTTTGTTGCGCCGTATGACCCTTCACGGGCCCGGACCTCACGTGCCGGGCGCCACATGCCCGAACCTCACGTGCGGGCGGGATGTTCAGGCGATCGCGGCCGAAGGAACGTGGCCGCCCACCATCTGCAGGAATTCGCCTTCGGACAGGACTTCGATCCGCCGGCCGCGCTCGTGCAGCTCCAGCACTCGCCGGGCCTTGCCGGTGAGGCGTCCGGAGCGCAGGTCGGCGGCGACGAAACCGTCGCCGACCACCAGGACCGTGGTGCGGGCGGTGACCCGGCTCTCCGGACTGGCGCCGAACTCCGCGGAACGGATCTTGGCTTCGGGCCGGGGTATGGCGAGTTCACCGGTGAACACCACGGTCTGGCCGAACAGCGGGTGTCCGGGATCGGCGAAGGCGTTCGGCAACGGATTGGCGCCCTCCTCGGGCCAGCCAGGCTGGTAGGCCCGGACCGGGGCCGCAGCACCCGCCCCGCCGGCGAGTGCCTCCAGCGCCGACTGGCTGGCCTTGGAGAGCGGGTCGCGCCGCGGGTCGAAGGCCGGCTGGCGAGACACCGTCAGCCCCAGGGACAAGTAGAGCTCGGCGATGCTGCCGGCACCGTTGCGCGTGGCAATGTCGATCAGGATCCCGGCGCACGCCCGCGCGTCCTCGGCGGCGTCGTGGTGGTTGACCAGCGGGACACCGGCTTCCTCGGCCGCATACGGCAGGGAATTGGACACGAGCGAGTAGCAGCGGCGGGAGAGCATCACAGTGCAGACGTAGTCATAGGCCGGGCCGGCCAGGCCGGAGACCTCGAGGCCGGAGCGGATCACCCCGAGATCGAAGGCGGCGTTATGGGCGGCCAGGACGTCGCCGCCGATGAAGGCGCCGATCTCCGGGAACAGCTCGCCGAAGCGGGGCAGCCCGGCCACCTGCTCGGGCCGGATTCCGTGGATCCGGACGTTGTGGTGGTCGAAGCGGTCGTGGTTTTCCGGGGGCCGCATCAGCCAGGACGCCTCCTCGACGACGACTCCGCCGCGGACTTTGCTGAGGCCAACAGCGCAGGGTGAACCCCGGAAGCCGTTCGCCGTCTCAAAGTCGATCGCCGTAAAGTCCAAAGCCACGCCCCAAACTTTACCGCCGGAATCAGGGCCGGCCCGCACCGGGCGCGGCCTGTCGCGTGCCGTGGACCCGGTCAGGCGGGCCGGCGCCGGCCGTCAAGTACGCTTAACAAGTGAACCTTCTAGCTTTGAGTGACTTTGCCGTGTCCACGATCGGCGGTGCAGGACCGGTCCAGCCGCAGCTGGCCTCCTTCCTGCCCGACTGGCTGAACCCCCAGGTCTTCCTGGCCGACCCCGCCCTGGCGCCGTGGGTCGTGCTGCTGGTCTGCGGCATCATCTTCGCGGAAACCGGCCTGCTGGTCGGCTTCTTCCTGCCGGGCGACTCGATGCTGTTCACGGCCGGGCTGCTGGTTGCCACCGGAACCATCAAGGTCAACATCTGGGCATTCATTGCGCTGATCATCACCGCGGCGATCATCGGGAACCAGATCGGCTACCTGATCGGGTCCAAGGCCGGCCCGGCCATCTTCAACAAGCCCAATTCCAAGCTCTTCAAGCGTGAAAACGTCGAAAGCGCCCACGCCTTCTTCGAGAAGCACGGCGGCAAGGCCCTCATCCTGGCCCGCTTCGTGCCCATCATCCGGACCTTTGTCCCGGTGATTGTGGGCGTCGCCCAGATGGACAAGCGCAAATTCTTCCTGTTCAACGTCATCGGCGCCGTGCTGTGGGGCGGCGGCGTGACCCTGCTGGGCTACCTGCTGGGCGACACGTTCCCGTGGGTCCGCGAAAACCTGGACATCATCTTCATCATCATCGTCCTGGTCTCGGTGATCCCGATCGGCATTGAGGTCGCCCGCGGCTTCATCGCCAAGCGCCAGGCCGAAAAGTACGGCACAGACGTCTTCGAGGAGTTCGTCGAGGAGCACGAGCCCGAAGAGGAACGCAAGACGCCGTAGCTCCCGATCCGGACGGCACTCCGGACCTAGAACGCAAGAGGAAGGCGCCCCACGATGTGGGGCGCCTTCCTGGCTTAACTGTCCGCAACTGTCCGTCGTTGCGGCGGCTACCTCCCGGACAACGCCTCGACGATCGCCGGAAGGAGCGCCCGGAAAGCGTGGCCCCGGTGGCTGATGGCGTTCTTCTCCTCCGGACTGAGTTCGGCGCAGCTGCGGTCCATCCCGCTCGGCTGGAGCACGGGGTCATAGCCGAAGCCGCCCGCGCCGCGGGGTGCCCGCAGCAGCGTCCCTTCGAGCTGCCCGTACTCGACAACCTCCCGGCCCTCCTCCGGGGTCGCACCTGCGCCGGAAGGGGGCACGGCCAGCGCCGCGGCACACACAAACGCGGCACCCCGGAACTCATCCGGCACGTCGGCCAGCTGGTCCAGCAGCAGCTGCAGGTTGGCGGCGTCGTCGCCGTGACGGCCGGCCCAGCGGGCCGAGAAGATACCCGGCGCCCCGCCCAGCACGTCGACGGCGAGCCCGGAGTCGTCAGCGATCGCCACGAGCCCGGTCGCCTGCGCCACCGCGCGGGCCTTGAGCAGCGAGTTCTCGGCGAAGGTCACACCGGTCTCGGCCACGTCGGGGGCGCCGACGGCCCCTGCATCCACCACCTGGGTGTCGACGTCGAGGCCGGGGACCTGCCCGCGCAGCAGTTCTCGAAGCTCCCGGAGCTTGCCCTTGTTGTGGGTGGCGAGCACCAGCACCGGTGCTGTGCCGTGACCTGCCGGGCCCTCTGTCACGGTGCTTCCGCCAGGGTCTCGCGCTGGATGGCGGCAAGCTGCTCGGTGCCCATCAGGGCCAGATCCAGGAGCTTGTTGAGCTCGTCCCGGTCGAAGGGGGCGCCCTCGGCGGTGCCCTGGACCTCGACGAACTTGCCGGAACCGGTGACAACGACGTTCATGTCGGTCTCTGCCCGGACGTCCTCGACGTACGGGAGGTCCAGCATGGGGACGCCGTCGATGATGCCGACGGAGACGGCGGCGATCGTGTCGGTCAGGGGCTGGGCATTGCGGGCGATCATCTTGTTCTCGCGGGCAAACCGGATGGCCTCAGCCAGCGCCACGTAGGCGCCCGTGATGGCGGCGGTACGGGTTCCGCCGTCGGCCTGCAGGACGTCGCAGTCCAGCACGATGGTGATCTCGCCCAGTGCCTTGGTGTCGATGATGGAACGCAGCGAACGGCCGATCAGCCGGGAGATCTCGTGGGTGCGGCCGCCGATTTTGCCCTTGACGGACTCGCGGTCGGAGCGGGTGTTGGTGGCGCGCGGCAGCATGGCGTACTCGGCCGTGACCCAGCCGCGCCCTTCGCCCTTGAGCCAGCGGGGCACACCCTCGGTGAGGGAGGCGGTGCACAGCACCCGGGTGTTGCCGAACTCGATCAGGGCCGATCCCTCGGCCTGCTTGGACCAGCCGCGGGTGATGCTGATCGGCCGGAGCTGGTCAGGCGTGCGGCCGTCGGCGCGGATGATGGGGGCAGTGAGGGCTTCGGAAGTCATGCCTTTAGCTTATCGACCCCGGCAGGGGTCCCGCGTGCGGCACCGTTCGGCTCAACCAATGGGATGAATCTTCTGGCTTCCAGGTGCAACAGCCTCCGCAGGGCCGGAATAGGGCCGGCCGGCGGCCCCGCGACGTATAGCGTGGCGGTCATGGAAAAAACTCTGCACGCCCTGCGGCACTGGGGTGCCCCTGCTGCCGGCCTCGCCTTCTTCACTCTCTGGACGGGGCGCCACTGGGGCCTCTACGGCGCCTTCCTCGCCGAGCAGGGCCGGCTGCCCGTCATCATCCTGGTCTCGGCGGCCATCGCGCTGGCGGGCCGGTGGGCTGCGGCATCCCTGGGCGCGACGGCGCTTCTCCTCGCCCTGCAGCTGTTGCATGTGCTCGATCCCATGATCGCCACGCCGTGGCATGTCTACATCGGAACCTTTGTCGCCCTGGCGTTCATGCTCTGGCTGGCATCGCCCCGCATGAGGCTTGCCGCCGGCGCCGGCACCGCGGTCCTGGCGGGGGTCATGGCGTTCATCATCCTGGGGCGCGGCTACGGGATGGGAGCCCACTTGACGTCAGCCCTGGTGATTGCCGACGCCACCCGGACCACCATGATCGGACTGTGGTGGCAGTGCTGGGCCGTCCTGCTCCTCATCGCCGCCGGTTGCGCCGCCACGGGAGTGCTTCTGCGGCTCTACGAGGAGCGCGGCAGCCTCTCCCGTGCCCGGGACGAGGCGTGGGCAAACCTGAAGCAAACCGAGGTGGAACTCATCGTCGAGCAGGAGCGCAGCCGCATAACCCGTGACCTCCACGACGTCCTCGCCCACTCGCTGGCCGTCATCGCGGCCCAGGCCGACGGCGCACGCTACATCGGCAACGGAAGCCCCAAAGCCGTGCACGACGCCCTGGAAACCATTGCCGGTTCGGCCCGCCGCGCCCTTGTGGATGCACAGCGTGTCATCGAGGACGTCCGGGAGGACGGCCCGGCCGCACCGCAGCCGCTGCTGAAGGACATCGAGCCGTTGGTCGGGCAAATGCGCGGCAGCCTGGACATCAGGCAGAGCTCATCCGGGGTGCAGGCGGACCTGGGCGCCGGCCAACAACTGGCCGTGTTCCGGATCATCCAGGAATGCCTCACCAACGCGCTCAAACACGGCGGCCGGGGCACCGTGGTGCGCCTCCACACCGACTGGTCCGGCCCGGGCCTTACGTTGCACGCAGCCTCAACATCGGGCTCCGGAAGCACTGTCCCCCGGCAGGAGGTAGGTGTCGGACGCGAGCGGACGGGCCGCGGAATCCCGGGAATGCGCGAGCGTGCCCACTTGGCAGGCGGTTGGCTCACCGCCGGAGCCGACGGCGGCGACTTCCGCGTCACAGCATTCATTCCCTTCGGCCTGGCCGGGCGCGACGGTGCCCCCATCCCGGAACTCACCGGAGCGCAGGCCGGCCGGCATGCCTGATTCCGCAACCATCTCGGTGGCCCTGGTCGACGACCAGCCGTTGTTCCGCACGGGCATCCGCATGCTGGTCGAGAGCCAGCCGGACATGGTGCTCGCGGGTGAGGCAGACGACGGCGGGCAGGCCGTCGCTCTCGCCGCCGGGCTCCGCCCGGATGTCATGCTGATGGACCTGCGCATGCCCGGGATGGACGGCGTGGAAGCGACGCGGCGCATCCTGGCCGACGCCGATGCGGCCGGCACCGACAAGCCCCGGATCATCGCCCTGACGACCTTCAACCGGGATCAGGCGGTGATCGACGCTGTCCAGGCAGGCGCCTCCGGATACCTGCTCAAGAGCGCCGAACCGGAATTCCTGCTGGCCGCCATCCGCACGGTGCACTCCGGCTACTCCGTCATCGCTCCCGGCTCGGTCCACCAGCTCTTCCAGCACGCGGCCCGCACAGTGTCCCCGGCTGCACCTGCGTTGTCGGTGCTCGATCCGCTGTCCGCCCGCGAGCGCGACGTCTTCCTGCTCGCGGCCAAGGGACTGGCCAACGCCGACATTGCCGGGAGCCTGTTCGTGGCCGAAGCCACCGTGAAGACGCACATACGGTCGATTCTTGCCAAGCTTGGCCTGCGGACCCGGCTGCAGCTCGTGTCCTTCGCGTACGAACACCGGCTGCTCTGATTCAGCCTGTCAGACCGTGTAGTGCACGCCCGCCACGGCTACGGCCACGTGCTGGCCGAAGACGCCCTTGGCTTCCGCCATAACGGTCGTCGGTGAGGTCCAGACGGGTATGTGGGTCAGCAGCAGCCGCCGGGCGCCGGCGGCCACTGCGGCCTCCCCGGCCCGCTTGCCGGTCAAGTGCACGTCCTTGATGCCGTCGTCGCGGCCTTCCTCGAAGGCTGCCTCGCAGAGGAACAGGTCGGCGTCGCGGGCCGCGTCTTCGAGGCCACTGCAGGAGTCGGTGTCCCCCGAATAGCTGAGCACCCGGGTGACGGGGCTGCCGTCCTTGTCCGGTTCGGTGACCTCCACGCGGAGCGCGTAGGCCTCCTCCACCGGGTGGTTGACGGAATAGGGGGTGACCGTGAACGGGCCCATGGTCACCGGCTTGCGCTCGGACCAGTTGCTGAAGTCGAACTCCTCGTGCATCCCGGGGTCCAGTTCCAGGCCGTAGGCCGTGGCCATCCGGTCGGCGGTCGCGGCGGGACCCCACACCGGAATCCTGCCGCGGCCCCAGCCGCCCGGCTTCCAGCGCACGGCTACGTGGAGCCCGCACAGGTCCATGCAGTGGTCCGGATGCAGGTGGGTGAGGAAGATGGCGTCGATGTCCTCGAGATCGGTGTAGCGCTGGATCGCGCCGAGCGCCCCGCTGCCGAGGTCCAGCACAATCTTCCAGTCCCGCTCGCCGTCGTTCGCGGTCAGCAGGTAGCACGACGCCGGCGAGCCCGGGCCCGGAAAGGATCCGGTACAGCCCACGATGGTCAGCTTCACAGGCCGCGCCCCCGCAGGGAGGCAGCCCCGGGGGCGACGAGGGAAGAAGGCCCCACGAAGTTGGAGATCCGCGGACGTCCCGCACCGGCCTGTGCGGCGGCAATCATTTCCGGTGTGATCCTGGCCAGG
Proteins encoded in this region:
- a CDS encoding aquaporin, whose product is MITPASALEPAATPDDSPPAGLPGRLSAEAFGTFFVVVAGLGVPLFTIPQSNPLSASLAAGLAVTAAMLAVGYLSGGHFNPAVTAGHAIAGRIRLADAAAYVGAQLVGALLGAVALFGILRTVPNIADTRTAFDTVAAGFGENSVIQVPLAGVLLLEVLGTALLVAVFLGATSARNPSRLAAPFAVGLTMAVLLQFGQAPGNIPFNPARATASALFSSPDALGQLWLFWVAPLVGAALAGLVYRGFAQGSPAAAVPAAAEEPDEETDEEEAPLDGAGEEPESGAAVPAAAATPAPSAVPAPAEGRTGDDEARDFFDKRGQ
- a CDS encoding DUF202 domain-containing protein; its protein translation is MSAAAVRDPGLQPERTELSWGRTLLALFAADLLIWRSWAVAASQPVPAADPAPGFARWAGAATTDYLGICALAAMVATVVLCLCVLARVRQLRHSSQAPLASLIRWAAAGVIVLGTSAVAAIALGR
- a CDS encoding DUF202 domain-containing protein; this encodes MREPAWRKTGSTPDYRFSLANETTFLAWIRTSLALIVGALGIDQLFPDIAPAPLRIAMCVALAFIGAVLAVLAYRRWGQMEEAMRNSRELPFSGVMLVMTVGVAAAAFILAVLLLMAR
- a CDS encoding ADP-ribosylglycohydrolase family protein, whose protein sequence is MSNEPVITPAPPSTPSRESRIHGCLLGGALGDSLGYVVEFDDISTIRKTFGPDGLQDFSALDGGSHFSDDTQLTLYTVDGLLEALEWANSGVAADTNACLWLAYLRWLATQGVPVPDAAPFQPPRWIDSHDVLKHRRAPGNACLSGLSTGEMGTFYRPVNPDSKGCGTVMRSAPFGLVPYIPAEAVYKLSADAASLTHGHPAARQSSGIFSLVIHALAAGRGLREAAEFALAELGAGHLRKGEEPDADLIARLDTALRLGADGTLLGPEELVRELGEGWVAEEALAVALYAVLATAPDPTAAAGHPEAHFRAAIAVAVNHSGDSDSTASIAGNILGTLYGEECLPAEWLDVLEAPELIRGMASQLAAVTGA
- a CDS encoding DUF4395 domain-containing protein, yielding MSKLTSAPSGNPAPATARTTGTGWRTVFAFPNPVNEYAARITAGLVVLLSVVTLLTGFGWGLGVIAAGFWLRVLFGPRISPLAQLSVKVLTPRLGKTRLVPGPPKRFAQGIGAAMSTTAAVLLTVGLAPAAWILLAVLIVAASLEAFAGFCLGCAIFGFLQRRGLIPADVCEACNDITLRSA
- a CDS encoding exonuclease domain-containing protein, with product MALDFTAIDFETANGFRGSPCAVGLSKVRGGVVVEEASWLMRPPENHDRFDHHNVRIHGIRPEQVAGLPRFGELFPEIGAFIGGDVLAAHNAAFDLGVIRSGLEVSGLAGPAYDYVCTVMLSRRCYSLVSNSLPYAAEEAGVPLVNHHDAAEDARACAGILIDIATRNGAGSIAELYLSLGLTVSRQPAFDPRRDPLSKASQSALEALAGGAGAAAPVRAYQPGWPEEGANPLPNAFADPGHPLFGQTVVFTGELAIPRPEAKIRSAEFGASPESRVTARTTVLVVGDGFVAADLRSGRLTGKARRVLELHERGRRIEVLSEGEFLQMVGGHVPSAAIA
- a CDS encoding VTT domain-containing protein, translated to MSDFAVSTIGGAGPVQPQLASFLPDWLNPQVFLADPALAPWVVLLVCGIIFAETGLLVGFFLPGDSMLFTAGLLVATGTIKVNIWAFIALIITAAIIGNQIGYLIGSKAGPAIFNKPNSKLFKRENVESAHAFFEKHGGKALILARFVPIIRTFVPVIVGVAQMDKRKFFLFNVIGAVLWGGGVTLLGYLLGDTFPWVRENLDIIFIIIVLVSVIPIGIEVARGFIAKRQAEKYGTDVFEEFVEEHEPEEERKTP
- the rdgB gene encoding RdgB/HAM1 family non-canonical purine NTP pyrophosphatase, coding for MTEGPAGHGTAPVLVLATHNKGKLRELRELLRGQVPGLDVDTQVVDAGAVGAPDVAETGVTFAENSLLKARAVAQATGLVAIADDSGLAVDVLGGAPGIFSARWAGRHGDDAANLQLLLDQLADVPDEFRGAAFVCAAALAVPPSGAGATPEEGREVVEYGQLEGTLLRAPRGAGGFGYDPVLQPSGMDRSCAELSPEEKNAISHRGHAFRALLPAIVEALSGR
- the rph gene encoding ribonuclease PH; translation: MTSEALTAPIIRADGRTPDQLRPISITRGWSKQAEGSALIEFGNTRVLCTASLTEGVPRWLKGEGRGWVTAEYAMLPRATNTRSDRESVKGKIGGRTHEISRLIGRSLRSIIDTKALGEITIVLDCDVLQADGGTRTAAITGAYVALAEAIRFARENKMIARNAQPLTDTIAAVSVGIIDGVPMLDLPYVEDVRAETDMNVVVTGSGKFVEVQGTAEGAPFDRDELNKLLDLALMGTEQLAAIQRETLAEAP
- a CDS encoding histidine kinase, with protein sequence MEKTLHALRHWGAPAAGLAFFTLWTGRHWGLYGAFLAEQGRLPVIILVSAAIALAGRWAAASLGATALLLALQLLHVLDPMIATPWHVYIGTFVALAFMLWLASPRMRLAAGAGTAVLAGVMAFIILGRGYGMGAHLTSALVIADATRTTMIGLWWQCWAVLLLIAAGCAATGVLLRLYEERGSLSRARDEAWANLKQTEVELIVEQERSRITRDLHDVLAHSLAVIAAQADGARYIGNGSPKAVHDALETIAGSARRALVDAQRVIEDVREDGPAAPQPLLKDIEPLVGQMRGSLDIRQSSSGVQADLGAGQQLAVFRIIQECLTNALKHGGRGTVVRLHTDWSGPGLTLHAASTSGSGSTVPRQEVGVGRERTGRGIPGMRERAHLAGGWLTAGADGGDFRVTAFIPFGLAGRDGAPIPELTGAQAGRHA
- a CDS encoding response regulator transcription factor; the encoded protein is MPDSATISVALVDDQPLFRTGIRMLVESQPDMVLAGEADDGGQAVALAAGLRPDVMLMDLRMPGMDGVEATRRILADADAAGTDKPRIIALTTFNRDQAVIDAVQAGASGYLLKSAEPEFLLAAIRTVHSGYSVIAPGSVHQLFQHAARTVSPAAPALSVLDPLSARERDVFLLAAKGLANADIAGSLFVAEATVKTHIRSILAKLGLRTRLQLVSFAYEHRLL
- a CDS encoding MBL fold metallo-hydrolase; amino-acid sequence: MKLTIVGCTGSFPGPGSPASCYLLTANDGERDWKIVLDLGSGALGAIQRYTDLEDIDAIFLTHLHPDHCMDLCGLHVAVRWKPGGWGRGRIPVWGPAATADRMATAYGLELDPGMHEEFDFSNWSERKPVTMGPFTVTPYSVNHPVEEAYALRVEVTEPDKDGSPVTRVLSYSGDTDSCSGLEDAARDADLFLCEAAFEEGRDDGIKDVHLTGKRAGEAAVAAGARRLLLTHIPVWTSPTTVMAEAKGVFGQHVAVAVAGVHYTV